CACGGTGATGAGGGCTTGTTGGGCGGCGTAGAGCGCCCGTTGGGCGTCGAGGACGGCGAGGTAGCTGTCGACCCCGCCCCGGTAGCGGGCGTCGGAGAGGCGGTGGGTAACGGCCGCCGCCTCCACCAAGGCCTCCTGGGCGGCGA
This genomic stretch from Thermodesulfobacteriota bacterium harbors:
- a CDS encoding TolC family protein; its protein translation is AAQEALVEAAAVTHRLSDARYRGGVDSYLAVLDAQRALYAAQQALITVRQARLANRVTLYRVLGGGA